One Fuerstiella marisgermanici DNA window includes the following coding sequences:
- a CDS encoding PSD1 and planctomycete cytochrome C domain-containing protein: MTAHKSLLLCLILLLCVGTGQADDIDFNRDVRPILSDACFACHGPDAGQRQANLRLDLQEGIFRSVDGVTIVDPKSPDHSELLQRVLSDDPDVMMPPPKSGRTLTPTEKETVRQWIEQGANWKGHWAYVAPQRPEVPSVDVGVAGNDVDRFIQRTLNAKGLEALPEADAATLLRRISFDLTGLPPSPKLLAKYSMAPTGENWAKLVDELLASPHYAERMTASWLDLVRYADTNGIHGDNHREIWMYRDWVINAFQRNMPFDQFTIEQLAGDLLPNATDEQKVASGYNRLLMTTREGGAQPKEYLAKYSADRVRNASTVWMGATMGCCECHDHKFDPYSIKDFYQFAAFFADVQDVAVGVQPSVKMPSREQKQQLAAFDKTLATLQEKLAANTPELDAAMQAWAADLQTRLKATPKIWQLAAVVDMKSSGGQTFTLLEDGSLLTAATNPKQDHYKIVLKPAAGRLTGLRLETLRHDSHANKSLSRGNGNFVLSQITATHVKNADSTRSVVPIKDAVASFEQKGWPVKNALDDKPNTGWAVDGQLSNERDPVAAFRFATPLELSDGDRLVVELQQESVDFHNIGRFRLSTTTVETPGLDDNTLGIPTRHVAVIEAWPTVDNGRKAELAKYYRTIAPLLADTRAQHAATKTARDNLEKQIPETLITRTQSPREIRVLARGNWMDGSGDLVSPAVPHFLPQVAGNETASRLDLANWLVHKDNPLVARVFVNRLWQMFFGKGLVKSSDDFGSQGSWPTHPDLLDWLAIEFRDSGWNVQHVIRLIVSSDAYRRSSIATKQLTEADPFNKWLARQSRFRLDAEFIRDSALAVSGLLVDKVGGKSVKPYQPEGYWAHLNFPKRAWQPDTGEDQYRRGLYTYWCRTFLHPAMRSFDAPSREECAVDRPRSNNSLQALVLLNDPSFVEAARALAVRTLNEGGSTAESRIEFIYRVCLSRSPRTEEVSVLKDVLTEQRKQFSDSPDKLKPFLSIGQAPVPERVDALELATWASVARVILNLDEVITRT; encoded by the coding sequence ATGACTGCTCACAAATCACTTCTGTTGTGCCTGATCCTGCTGTTGTGCGTCGGCACTGGCCAGGCTGACGACATCGACTTCAACCGCGACGTGCGTCCGATTCTGTCGGACGCCTGCTTTGCGTGTCACGGCCCTGATGCCGGTCAACGACAGGCCAACCTGCGACTTGATCTACAGGAAGGAATTTTTCGATCAGTCGACGGCGTCACAATCGTCGATCCAAAATCACCAGATCACAGTGAACTACTGCAGCGAGTTCTGTCTGACGATCCTGACGTCATGATGCCGCCGCCGAAGTCCGGTCGTACGTTGACGCCTACAGAAAAGGAAACGGTTCGACAATGGATCGAACAGGGTGCGAACTGGAAAGGTCACTGGGCGTATGTCGCGCCGCAGCGGCCGGAAGTTCCTTCTGTCGACGTCGGCGTAGCGGGCAACGATGTCGATCGCTTCATCCAGCGAACGTTGAACGCAAAAGGCCTGGAAGCTCTGCCTGAAGCCGATGCCGCGACTCTGTTGCGTCGCATCAGCTTTGACCTGACAGGCCTGCCACCGTCCCCCAAACTATTGGCAAAGTATTCCATGGCGCCAACCGGTGAGAACTGGGCGAAGCTGGTCGACGAACTTCTGGCGTCGCCGCACTATGCCGAACGCATGACGGCGTCCTGGCTGGACCTTGTCCGCTACGCCGACACCAACGGCATTCACGGCGACAATCATCGAGAAATCTGGATGTACCGCGATTGGGTGATCAACGCCTTTCAACGCAACATGCCATTCGACCAGTTTACGATCGAACAGCTGGCAGGCGACCTGCTGCCAAACGCGACCGACGAACAGAAGGTTGCGTCCGGCTACAACCGTCTGCTCATGACAACTCGCGAAGGGGGCGCGCAGCCGAAGGAGTACCTCGCGAAGTACTCTGCCGATCGAGTACGAAACGCATCGACGGTTTGGATGGGCGCGACAATGGGCTGCTGTGAATGCCACGACCACAAGTTTGATCCCTATTCCATCAAAGACTTCTACCAATTTGCCGCGTTCTTTGCGGATGTTCAGGATGTTGCAGTTGGCGTGCAGCCGTCCGTGAAAATGCCGTCTCGAGAACAAAAGCAACAGCTCGCGGCCTTCGACAAAACGCTGGCCACGCTGCAGGAAAAGCTAGCCGCAAACACGCCAGAACTGGATGCCGCTATGCAGGCATGGGCGGCTGACCTGCAGACCAGGCTAAAAGCAACGCCGAAGATCTGGCAGCTTGCCGCTGTCGTTGACATGAAGTCTTCCGGCGGGCAGACGTTCACTCTGCTGGAAGACGGTAGCCTACTTACCGCCGCCACAAATCCTAAACAGGACCACTACAAAATTGTGCTTAAACCGGCGGCTGGCCGACTGACCGGCCTGCGGCTGGAAACTCTGCGCCACGATTCGCACGCCAACAAGTCGCTGTCACGAGGCAACGGGAACTTCGTCCTGTCGCAGATTACTGCAACGCACGTTAAGAACGCGGACAGCACGCGGTCAGTCGTTCCGATCAAAGACGCCGTGGCCAGCTTTGAACAAAAGGGCTGGCCCGTGAAGAACGCTCTCGACGACAAGCCGAACACTGGCTGGGCCGTGGACGGGCAACTATCGAATGAACGTGATCCAGTTGCGGCGTTTCGATTCGCAACACCACTGGAACTATCCGACGGCGATCGGTTGGTGGTTGAGTTGCAGCAAGAGTCAGTCGACTTTCACAACATCGGTCGCTTTCGTCTGAGCACGACGACTGTTGAAACGCCTGGCCTCGACGATAACACGCTCGGCATTCCCACCCGGCACGTAGCCGTCATCGAAGCATGGCCGACGGTAGACAATGGCAGGAAGGCCGAGCTGGCTAAATACTACCGCACGATCGCTCCACTTCTGGCTGACACTCGAGCCCAGCACGCGGCGACCAAAACGGCACGCGACAATCTCGAAAAGCAAATTCCCGAAACGCTGATCACTCGGACTCAGTCGCCGCGTGAGATTCGAGTGCTGGCGCGGGGCAACTGGATGGACGGCAGCGGCGATCTGGTCAGTCCTGCTGTGCCTCATTTTCTGCCTCAGGTCGCTGGCAATGAAACGGCTTCACGTCTGGATCTGGCAAACTGGTTGGTCCACAAAGACAACCCGCTGGTGGCGCGAGTCTTCGTGAATCGGCTTTGGCAGATGTTCTTTGGCAAGGGACTGGTGAAATCGTCCGACGACTTTGGTTCACAGGGAAGCTGGCCGACTCACCCCGATTTGCTCGACTGGCTGGCGATTGAATTTCGAGACAGCGGCTGGAATGTGCAGCACGTCATTCGTCTGATTGTGTCGTCCGACGCCTACCGCCGTTCTTCAATCGCGACCAAGCAACTGACGGAAGCTGATCCCTTCAACAAGTGGCTGGCGCGACAGTCCCGTTTCCGCCTCGATGCCGAATTCATCCGCGACAGTGCATTGGCGGTGTCCGGTTTGTTGGTCGACAAGGTCGGCGGCAAAAGTGTGAAACCGTATCAGCCGGAAGGTTACTGGGCTCATCTGAATTTCCCCAAGCGAGCGTGGCAACCGGACACTGGAGAAGATCAATACCGCCGCGGCCTTTACACCTATTGGTGCCGCACGTTCCTGCATCCCGCGATGAGATCCTTCGATGCACCATCTCGCGAAGAATGTGCCGTCGATCGGCCCCGCAGTAACAACAGCCTGCAGGCTCTGGTGCTGTTAAACGACCCTAGCTTTGTCGAAGCCGCTCGCGCACTGGCTGTCCGGACGCTCAACGAAGGTGGCAGCACAGCGGAATCTCGCATTGAATTCATATACCGCGTCTGTTTGTCACGGTCGCCGCGCACAGAAGAAGTCAGCGTGCTGAAGGACGTGTTGACGGAGCAGCGAAAGCAGTTTTCAGATTCACCAGACAAGCTAAAACCGTTCCTGAGCATCGGCCAGGCTCCGGTGCCGGAACGAGTGGACGCCCTGGAATTGGCGACATGGGCCAGCGTGGCTCGAGTGATCTTGAACCTTGATGAAGTTATTACCAGGACATAG